The following are from one region of the Nicotiana tomentosiformis chromosome 7, ASM39032v3, whole genome shotgun sequence genome:
- the LOC104101203 gene encoding chlorophyll synthase, chloroplastic, with amino-acid sequence MASLLNSVPSIKLSNFSNNNPLRSSQISSPFCLSLSRRRLVVRATETDKEVKAQAPDTAPAAGGSSINQILGIKGAKQETDKWKIRVQLTKPVTWPPLVWGVVCGAAASGNFHWTPEDVAKSVVCMLMSGPFLTGYTQTINDWYDREIDAINEPYRPIPSGAISEQEVINQIWVLLLGGLGLAGILDVWAGHNFPTIFYLALGGSLLSYIYSAPPLKLKQNGWIGNFALGASYISLPWWAGQALFGTLTPDIIVLTLLYSVAGLGIAIVNDFKSIEGDRAMGLQSLPVAFGSEAAKWICVGAIDITQISVAGYLLGAGKPYYALALLGLIAPQVFFQFKYFLKDPVKYDVKYQASAQPFLILGLLVTALATSH; translated from the exons ATGGCTTCTCTCCTCAACTCTGTGCCCTCTATTAAACTATCCAATTTTAGCAACAACAACCCACTTCGCTCTTCACAAATTTCATCCCCCTTTTGCCTCTCACTCTCCA GAAGAAGGCTTGTTGTAAGAGCAACAGAGACTGATAAAGAAG TTAAAGCACAAGCACCAGATACGGCACCGGCTGCAGGTGGTTCAAGCATAAATCAGATTCTTGGAATTAAAGGAGCCAAGCAAGAAACG GACAAGTGGAAGATTCGGGTTCAACTTACAAAGCCTGTTACTTGGCCTCCACTTGTGTGGGGTGTGGTCtgtggagctgctgcttctg GGAACTTCCACTGGACTCCAGAGGATGTAGCCAAATCGGTTGTTTGTATGTTAATGTCTGGTCCATTTCTAACTGGCTATACTCAG ACTATTAATGATTGGTATGATAGAGAGATTGACGCTATTAATGAACCTTACCGTCCAATTCCTTCAGGCGCAATATCCGAACAAGAG GTCATTAATCAAATATGGGTGCTTCTTCTTGGAGGTCTGGGATTAGCTGGTATTTTAGATGTGTGG GCAGGGCATAACTTTCCAACAATATTTTACCTTGCTCTTGGTGGATCCTTGCTTTCCTACATCTACTCAGCTCCACCACTGAAG CTCAAACAGAATGGATGGATTGGAAATTTTGCTCTCGGAGCAAGTTATATCAGCTTGCCTTG GTGGGCTGGTCAAGCTTTGTTCGGGACCCTTACACCTGACATAATTGTCCTAACACTCTTGTATAGCGTTGCCGGT CTGGGCATAGCCATTGTAAATGATTTCAAAAGCATTGAAGGAGACAGAGCTATGGGGCTTCAG TCACTGCCAGTAGCTTTTGGGTCTGAAGCCGCTAAATGGATTTGTGTTGGTGCCATCGACATAACTCAGATATCAGTGGCAG GGTACCTTTTAGGCGCTGGCAAACCCTATTATGCTTTAGCACTTCTAGGCTTAATTGCTCCACAAGTATTCTTCCAG TTCAAGTATTTCCTCAAAGACCCTGTAAAGTACGATGTTAAGTATCAG GCTAGTGCACAGCCATTTCTTATACTTGGTCTTCTGGTTACTGCTTTGGCAACTAGCCACTGA